GCGCGTTCGCTATAGCGAGGAGGAGGGCAGAGAGGGCCCGCAAGCCAGCCGCGTCACGCCCCTCGGCCGCGACGCCGCCTGACTTCCGCTACGATGACCGCCATCGGCGATCGCGTCGCGACCGGGCGCTGGGAGCATTTTCCGCACGACGCCGACATCGGCGTGCGCGGCTATGGCGCGACGCCGGACGAAGCCTGTGAGCAGGCCACGCTCGCGATGATGGCGGCCATTCTCGATCCCGAGACCGTTCGGCTCGAGCAGACGGTGGACTTTGCGCTCGAAGCGCCCTGCCTCGACCTGCTGCTCGTCGACTGGCTTAACGCGCTCATATACGAAATGGCGGAGCGTCGGATGGTGTTTGGCGCGTTCCATGTAAAGATCGAGAACGATCGTCTCAAGGGCCGCGCTCTCGGCGAGGCGGTGTCGCGCGCGCGACACGCGCCCGCCGTGGAAGTGAAAGGCGCGACCTACACCGAACTTGCCTTCGTCGAGGATAGGCCAGGACTTTGGCGCGCGCAGTGCGTCATCGACGTTTAGCCGCCGGAGGATGCCATGGACGTTTCTCGTTTCGAAAAGCTCTCGGAGACGGCGTGGCGAATTGCGCCCTTCGGGGGCATGCGCGCGCCGGCGATCGTTTACGCGACTGAAGACCTCATGACGGAAATGGACGACAAGGTCTTCGATCAGGTGACCAACGTCGCCAAATTGCCGGGCATCGTGCGCGCTTCCTACGCCATGCCCGACGCGCATTGGGGCTATGGCTTTCCGATCGGCGGCGTTGCGGCTTTTGATGCGGACGAAGGCGGCGTGGTGTCCGCTGGCGGCGTCGGGTTCGACGTCTCCTGCGGCGTACGCACGCATCTGACGCATCTGACGCGTGAGCAGGTCGTTTCCGTTCAGCAGGAACTCGCCGACGCGCTCTTTGAGCATGTCCCGGCTGGAGTCGGTTCAGAGGGCGAGATCGCTCTCGATGAGCAGGGCATGAACGCCATGCTTCTCGGCGGCGCGCAATGGGCGATCGAGCGCGGCTTCGGGCGGCCAGAGGACCTCGATCGCATCGAGGAGAGAGGATGCGCGTCGGGCGCCGACCCCGCCGCCGTGTCGGAACACGCGCGAAAACGCCAGCGGCGCGAAATGGGCACGCTGGGGTCGGGCAATCATTATCTGGAGGTGCAAGAAGTCGCCGAAATCTTCGATGATGAAATCGCCGCCGCATATGGCCTCGTCAAAGGCGAGTGCGTCGTGACGATCCATTGCGGCTCGTGCGGCCTCGGTCATCAGATCGGCACGGAATATTTGCGCGAGATGGTGCTGTCGGCGCCAAATTACGGGATTGAGCTGCCCGACCGTGAATTGGCCTGCGCGCCGATCAAATCGGAACTCGGCCAGAAATATCTCGGCGCTATGCGCGCGGCGATCAATTGCGCGCTCGCCAATCGCGAGATCATCGG
This window of the Methylocystis hirsuta genome carries:
- a CDS encoding archease, giving the protein MTAIGDRVATGRWEHFPHDADIGVRGYGATPDEACEQATLAMMAAILDPETVRLEQTVDFALEAPCLDLLLVDWLNALIYEMAERRMVFGAFHVKIENDRLKGRALGEAVSRARHAPAVEVKGATYTELAFVEDRPGLWRAQCVIDV
- a CDS encoding RtcB family protein translates to MDVSRFEKLSETAWRIAPFGGMRAPAIVYATEDLMTEMDDKVFDQVTNVAKLPGIVRASYAMPDAHWGYGFPIGGVAAFDADEGGVVSAGGVGFDVSCGVRTHLTHLTREQVVSVQQELADALFEHVPAGVGSEGEIALDEQGMNAMLLGGAQWAIERGFGRPEDLDRIEERGCASGADPAAVSEHARKRQRREMGTLGSGNHYLEVQEVAEIFDDEIAAAYGLVKGECVVTIHCGSCGLGHQIGTEYLREMVLSAPNYGIELPDRELACAPIKSELGQKYLGAMRAAINCALANREIIGHLARQVFVRFFAQEDLPLMFDVSHNTCKVERHAIDGETRQLFVHRKGATRAFGPGHDSLPEALRPYGQPVLIGGSMGAGSYVLAGVKTSEPQAFSSACHGAGRRMSRHAATRTWGGRQVVDDLRAQGIIIKSPSLRGVAEEAPGAYKDVRAVVDSAEAAGLARKVAFLKPLICVKG